GCGCCGCCCGCCGACCTCCAGTCGGAGACACTCGTGCGCTGCCTGATCGACACGCCCGATGGCTGCAGCGGCTGCGATCAGGGAGACACCTGCGTGTACAAGCAGATGAAGGAATACGACTGCGTGTACATCGTCTACGGGACGAAGTGCTCGTGAGTCGCGCCGGCTAGGACGCGCGCTGCAGCGCCTCGGCCGCCGAGCCCACGGGCGGCAGCGTGCGCGCGGTCTGCTCGAGGTGCGCGCGCAAAAGCTCGGGCGCGACGGGCCGCGCCGCCATGCGAGCCGCGGGCCCGAGCCGCAGCGCGTGGAAGGCCGCGCCCGTGAGCGCGAAGCCGGCAGTCACGACCGACAGCACGGGCAGGAGGCCGGGCTCCTCGTGCACCGCAGGCAGCGTCGCGATGCAGGTGCCCACGGCCGCGATCGACAGCGCCAGACACGCGCCGGCTTTGGCCGCCACGCGCCCGCGCAGCCCGGCGGCGCCCTGCGCGATCACGCGCCGGAGCTCGCCCGGGGAGAAGTGATCGAGGAACCAGGCGGTGTCGGGATCGACCAGGCGCGCGGAGGGCGGCGGAATCACTCGTCCCGTGAGCGGGTCGACGGCGTTCTCGCCGCGTGCGTGCGCCGCGATCCCGGCACGGATCTTCTCGTGCACCTGTTGACTCACGTTGTACTGGCGGCCCAGGAAGAACGCGACGGTCGCGCACGCGGCCGGGACCAGCGCGTAGATCACGCGGATGCCCAGCAGCACGGTGGGTGACTGGTCCTGGTTCGGCACGTAGCCGAGCTGCGCCAGCAGCGCGATCGGCAGCGCCGCACCCGGGATCGCCACGAGCTTGGGCACCAGCGCCCAGAACGCGGTGAACTGCGCCTCGCGGCGCTGTCCGGTGTGCAGCTCGTCGTAGTCGATCACGTCGGCCTGCATCGCGGGGAAGAGCAGGAAGCCGGCGCCAAACGCAATGCCCGCCCACACGTGCAAGACCGCCACCCACGCGACGTCGCCCTTGCCCACGAAGAACAGGCCGATGCCCGCGCTGATCCCGATCATGAACGAGGCGAGCCAGGCGTGCAGCTTGCCGAAGCGGTGCGCCGCCCAGACCCACAGCGGCACGCAGAAGAAGCTCGTGCCGAAATACAGCACGAGGAACAGCGCGACCGTCTTCTGCGTGTCTGCGGGGTCGATCACGTAGTCGGTGTAGTAGGGCAGCATGAGCGCCGGGATCGCGGCCGGCAGGCTCGCGACCACGAGCGTGAGGAACAGGATCATGAACGGGCGATTGCGCACCGCGACGCGCACGCCGGGCACCAGCGCGTTCGCGGCGTGAGTCGTGCTGCGGCGGCGCTCGCGCACGCCCACCACGAGCAGCGCGTACAGCACCACCAGGAGCACCGCGAGCATCGTCCCGGTCGCCGCCATCGCGCCGCGCGGCCCGCGCGCCGCCAGCACCACCGGCAGCACGCTCGCGAAGAACGTGCCCGAGATCAGGAACGCCGTGCGCCAGCCGTACAGGCTCGAGCGCTCGTGGTAGTCGACCGTGAGCTCCGCGCCCATGCCGAGATAGGGGATCTCGTAGATGGCGTGGAAGAAGAAGTAGAGCGCGAAGGTGACTCCGAACCACACGCCCGCCTGCGCCGGCTCGAGTGACTCCGGCGGCGAGAGCATGAGATACAATGCCACCGCGCAGAACGGCGCGCCGATCAGGAGATACGGCCGGCGCCGGCCGAGCCGGGTGTGCGTGCGGTCGGACAGCCAGCCGATCGCCGGGTCGACCATGGCGTCGAGCGCGCGCGCGATCGCGATCGCCAGCGCGATGTAGCCGATCGGCACCAGCACCACGTCCGAGTAGAACTTCGGCAGGTGGATGAGCAGCGGGATCGCGATGGCCGCGCCCGCGAAGGTCGGCGCGCTGTAGAGCAGCTTCTGCAGCAGTGAGAGCTTCGGCTCGTTGGAAGTCACGGCGCGCAGTATGAGGGGAGCGCCCGCGCGCGGTAAAGCGAGCTCAGCCGCCGAGGCGCGCGAGCGCGGCGCGCGCCTGCGCGTTCTCGGGTTGGACCGCGAGCGCGCGCTGCAGCGTCTGCCGTGCGCGTGTGACGTCCCCCGCGCGCTCGGCCGCGAGCGCCATCCAGTACAGAGTGAGCGCCTGGTTGTGCCGCGCGCGCGCCGCTTCGGCGCTGCGACCCTGGCGCGCGCAGGCCTGCTCGAGCAGCTGCCAGGCCTGCACGAAGCCGGGCTCGGCGCCGGTGAAGGCCTCGAGCCGCCGGATACCGTCCGGTAGGTCGCCGGCCTGAAGCGCGGCGATCGCCGCCAGGAACCAGAGCGGCTTCGACTGGGCCCAGTACTCGCTGCGCTCGACCTCGGCCAGCGCCGCGCGCGCCTCGACGGGGCGCTTCAGCCGCAGCAGCGCGCTGGCGCGCACGCCGAGCAGCGCCGGATCGCCCGGCCTCCGGGCCAGCGCCGCGTCGACGTCGGCCAGCGCGCCCGGCACGGCCGAGTCCTCTTGGTCCAGACGCTCGCGCGCGCGCAGCATGCGCACGTCGTACGAGTCGGGCTCGCGCGCCGCCGCGCGGTCGAGCTCGGCGGCGTAGTGCGCCTCGTCGATCTGGCCGGCCGAGCGCGCGAACTGCGCGCGCGCCGCGATCACCTCGCCCGAGTCGGGCGCCAGCGCCGCGATGCGCGCGGTGGCGAGTGAGTCGTGGCGCACGTTCAGGTAGGCCAGCGCGAGCTCACCGGCCCGCGGCGCGCCGGGCGCGGCGAGCGCCGGCTCGAGCAGCCCCGCGCGCGACAGCGGCTGCGCGTCGATGCGCGCCCAGGCGCGCGCGCTCGGCCCCTCGCCCGGCGGCGCGAAGTGATCGGCGTAGAGCAGCCAGGGCGTGCGCAGCTCGACGAACAGGTTGTCGTCGCGGTTCTCGAGCGCGCCCGCGCCGACCAGCGCCGCGACGTCCTCGGGCATGAGCCGCAGGAGACTCCACAGCTCGGCCGTGGAGTGGGTGCCGATCCGGTACAGGTCGGACTGCACGGCCGGCGGGAGTGACTCGAAGCGCGGCAGGTCGGCGGGAGTGAGTGGCTCGAGCCGCGCCAGCACGATCAGGTCGGCCTTGTTGCGGTCGAGCACGAGCGTGTACACGCAGGGGAACTCGGCCTCCAGCGCGGCCAGGATCGCGCGCAGCGCGTCGAAGTCGATCGCGTACAGGGGGAACCAGGCCACGAAGCGCCCGTGGGGCGCGAGCGCGCCGCGCGCCGCATGGAAATACTCGCGCGTGAACAGGTTCGCGACGCCCGTGAGCCAGGGGTTCGACGGCTGCGAGATGATCACGTCGTACCTCTCGTGCGTGGCCGCCACGAAGTGGCGCCCGTCGTCGAGCACCACGTGCACGGCCGGGTTCGCGAGCGGGCGCCCGTTCACCGGCTCGAAGAAACGCGAGGCCTCGAGCATGGCCGGCTCGAGCTCGACCGCGTCGAGTCTCTCGACCGGATGGCGCGCCGCGGAGCCCACGGTGACTCCCGACGCCCAGCCCACCACCAGCACCCGCTTCGCGGGCGGCCCGAACAGCATGGCGGCCTGGGCCACCAGCACCTGCGTGGCCATGTCGCCGCCGGTCGAGGCGTCGGCCTTGCCGTTCAGGTGCAGCGAAGTGACTCCGCGCGCCTCGTGCACCGAGACCGTCGCGGAGAGCCCGTCGCGGTAGTAGAGCATGCGCTCCGGCGGCACGCCCTCGAGCAAGCTCGCGTCGGGTGAGTCGTCGAAGATGTGCGTCGACACGTAGCCGCCGCGCGCGAGCGGATCGGTGTCGAGCGAAGGCGGGTGGAGCGAGACCGCGGCCGCGAGCAGCGCGCAGGGGGCGGCCCGGGCGATCCGGCCGCGCGCGCTCGGCGCACCGCGCCACAGCAGGACGGCCGCGGCTGCCGCGAGATTGGTCGCGATCGCGAGCGCGGCCGTGCCGCGCAGGCCGAGCAGCGGCAGGAGCACGAAGCCCGCCAGGAACGCGCCCGTGGCCGAGCCCAGCGTGTTCGCGAAGTACACGTCGCCCGCGGCGGGCGCCGCGCCCTGGGTCGTTGCCTGCGCGCGCGCGAGCAGCGGGAAGAGGGCGCCCAGCACGAGCGCGGGCGGGAACATCACCGCCACTGCCATCGCCATCTGCGAGCCGAAGAGAGTCACGGGCGAGCCGCCGAAGCGTCGCACCAGCCCCATGAACGCGGCCGGCAGGACCGGCAGCAGCGAGAGCGAAGCCAGCGAGAGCAGCCCCAGGGCGGCGATTCCGCCCGCGTAGACCGCGAGCGGCCGGCGCAGCCGGTCCGCGAACGGCTGGACGGCGAGTGACCCGAGCGCGATCCCGAGCAGGAACGCCGCCAGCATGCACGCAAAGGCGTAGATCGACGAGCCCATCACCATCGACAGCGCGCGCGTCCACGCCACCTCGTACACGAGCGAGGTGAAGCCCACCGTGGCGTAGGCGAGCAGGGCCGGGTTCCAGCGCGCGAGTGACTCGCGGGCCGGCGCCGGCGCCACCGGCTCGACGGCCGGCCAACGCCGCGCCAGGGCCAGCGCCAGCGCGCCCACCGCGAGATACAGCCCGGCGCCGGCCAGGCTCGAGCCGCGCACGCCGAGCGCCGGCAGCAGCAGGAACGTCGACCCGAACACGCCGCACACCGCGCCCAGCGTGTTCACGCCGTAGAGCAGCGCGATCCCCCGCCCGGCAGCGCCCGTGTCGCGCACCAGGGCCCGCGTCAGGAACGGCAGCGTCATCCCCATGCCGACCGTGGGCACCACCAGCACGGCCAGCGACAGGGCGAAGCGCGCGAAGGCGGCCGGCCAGAACGAGAGACCGTCGAGCCACGCGCGGCCGAGCGCCGGGAAGACCGCGAAGATCGCCGGCACCGCCAGCGCGTAGAGCCCGACCGCGAGCTCGATCGCCCCGTAGGCGCGCACGCCGTCGCGCACGCGTGGCGCGAGCCGGCCACCGAGCAGCCCGCCGATCCCGAGCCCCGTCATGTAGGCGACGAGGATCGTGCTGATCGCGAGCGTGGTCGTGCCGAACACGAGCCGCAGCACGCGGCTCCAGGCGACCTCGAGCACGAGGCTGCCGGCGCCGGACAGGAAGAAGCAGAGCGAGAGGAGAACCGGCACCGCGGGATTCTAGCTGGCGTCAGTCGTCTTCCCGCCGGCCGTACTGGAGACGCCCCGAGGCCACTGCGGTGAGCGTCTTCTCGCGCAGGTTCTCGAGGTGCTCGCTCAGGAACAGCACCAGCGCCTCGCAGTCTTCCGCCGAGCGGCGCAGGGCGTCGGGGGAGCTCCAGTCGACGGGGAGCACGGCTTTGAAGCTCGGCACGCCGTCGATCCGCACCACGGCCCTGGCCTGGTGCGCCGAGTCGTGGTGGTACTCGAACTGCAGCGTGGCCACGTCGCGCTTGCGGCGCTCCATGCGATCGGCCGCCTGTCTCACCGTGAGGTCGTAGTCCTGCTCCAAGACGTCCAGCAGGAGCTCCTCGAACTCGCGCTCCAACGCTCTGCGCTTGCCGCCCTTGCCCGCCATCGCCGCCCTCTCTTCATCCCCCTCGGCCAGTCTGTTTCGGCGCGGAGGCGGCGGAGGTTGACCCCGCTGTCCATCCGTGGCTGCGCGTGACTTGCCGGCTCGTGTACGCTGCGCGCGTGTCGCGCCCCATCACGTTCGCCGGCAGCCCGCTCGATCGCGCCGCATTGCGGCGGCGCGACGCCGCCTGGGTGGCCGCGCAGCTCGAGTCCGAGGCCAGCCGCTTCCTGCCGTTCTGGCGCCTGAACGTGTTGGTGAAGTCCGAGAAGCCCGAGCTCGCCTGGGCCACCACGGCGATCCGCGCAGCGCAGGACCCGCGCACCGGCTGCGTGTTTCTCGGCGTGCGCGACGAAGTGGCGCACTTCGCGCTCGACATCAGCCCGCTGCACGACCCGGTGACCGAGCTCGGCCTGGCCGGCTCGGCGAGCTTCGTCGAGCTGCGCGCCGCAGCGGCCACGCTCCCGGCGAGTGACTCGGCGATCGCCGCGCAGGGCCGGCAGATGCTCGACTGGCACGCGCGCCATCGCTTCTGCGCCGTGTGCGGCCGCAGCACGAGCGTGAAGGAGGCGGGCTACATGCGCGAGTGCGACGAGTGCGACGCGCAGCACTTCCCGCGCACCGACCCGGTGGTGATCATGCTGGTCGAGTCGGGCGACCGCTGTCTCCTGGGCCGCCAGGCCGCCTGGCCGGCCCAGATGTACTCGGCGCTGGCGGGCTTCGTGGAGGCCGGCGAGTCACTCGAGGAGGCGGTGCGGCGCGAGGTGCAGGAGGAAGCGGGCATCACGGTGGGCGAGGTGCGCTACGTCGCCTCGCAGCCCTGGCCGTTCCCGTCCTCACTCATGATCGGCTGTCTCGCGCGCGCCGAGAGCGAGAGCGTCACGGTCGACAAGAGCGAGCTCGAGGACGCGCGCTGGTTCGCGCGCGGCGACATTCTCAAGTCACTCGCGCAGCCGGGCGCCGGCGGCGTGTTCGTGCCGCCCCCGCTCGCGATCGCGCACCACCTGATCAGGTTCTGGGCGGAATCCTGAGCCGCGGGATCTCGATCTTCGGGCAGCGGTCCATGACCACCGACAGGCCCGCCTTGCGCGCGCGCTCCGCCGCCGGCTCGTTCACGACGCCCAGCTGCATCCAGACCGCGCGCGCTTTGGCCGCGATGGCGTCGTCGGTCACGGGTCCGGCCGCTTCGGAGTTGCGAAACACGTCGACCAGGTCGATCGGCTCGTCGATCTCGGCCAGGCTCGCGCGCACGCGCTCGCCCAGGATGGTCTCGCCGGCGCAGACCGGGTTCACCGGAATCACCCGGTAGCCCTGCTGCTGCAGGAAGGCCATGACCTCGTGGCTGTCGCGCTCGGGCTTGGGGCTCGCGCCGACCAGGGCAATCGTGCGCGTTTCTCCGAGGATCCGCCGGATTTCTGCGTCACTCGTGCGTTCGCTCATGCCTCAGTCTGACATAATCGCGTACGTGATCGATTTTGAGCCGAGCGAGGAGCAGACCCTGATCGTCGAGACGGTGCGCGAGTTCGCCAGGAGCGAGCTGCGGCCGTTGTCGCGCGAGTCCGACGAGTCGGCCAAGCTGCCGAGCGAAGTTCTGCAGCGCGCGCACGAGCTCGGGCTGGTGGCGAACGGCCTGCCGGAGGAGTTCGGCGGCGGCGGCGCGCGCAGCGCGGTGACCGGGGTGCTGGTGGCCGAGGAGCTGGCCTTCGGCGACCTGGCGCTCGCGCTCGGGATCCTTTCGCCGAGCCTCCTGGGCTACGCGGTGGCCGACTTCGGCACGCCGGCGCAGCGCGCGGCGCTGCTGCCCGCGCTGGTCTCGAGCCCGGTCTGCTCGGGCACGCTGGCGCTGGTCGAGCCGCGCTTCGACTCCGACCCGTACCGGCCGCGCACCACGGCGCGGCGCGAGGGCGCGGGCTGGCAGCTCGACGGCGCGAAGTGTCTCGTGCCGTGGCCCGAGGGCGTGCGCCACGTGCTGGTGCTGGCGCGCGCGGGCGAGTCACTGGCGGGGTTCGTGGTGCCGGCCGACGCCGGCGGCTTGAAGCGCAGCCCCGACGCCTACATGGGCATCCGCGCGCTGCCGCTCGCCGAGCTCGCGCTCGACGGGGTCCGCGTGCCGTCCGAGTCACGCCTGGGCGGCGTCGCTGGCCCGGACCTGCGGTCGCTGGTGGCGTGCGGACGCGTGGGGCTCGCGGCGCTCGGCGTCGGCGTGGCGCGCGCGGCCTTCGAGCTGGCGCGCGACTATGCCAAGGAGCGCGAGGCGTTCGGTGCGCCGATCGCGACCAAGCAGGCCATCGCCTTCAAGCTCGCCGACATGGCGATCGAGCTCGACGGCGCGCGCCTGCTCACCTGGGAGGCCGCCTGGAAGCTCGACCGCGGCGAGGACGCGACGCGCGAGGCGGCGCTGGCCATCCACCAGGTGCGGCGCGTGGCGCTCGAGGTGGCCGACGGCGCGGTGCAGGTCTTCGGCGGCCACGGCTACGTGCGCGAGTATCTGCCCGAGCTCCTGCTGCGCAACGCGCGCGGCTTCGCGTGCTTCGAAGCACTCACTCTGGTCTGAGAGGTATCTCGTGATCTCGTTCGATCCCACCGAGAACAGCCTGCAGGCGCGCGCCTTCTACCGGCGCATGGCGCTCGAGCAGATGCGGCCCATCTCGCGCAAGTACGACGAGCAGGAGCACGCGCTGCCCAGCGAGTGGGTCGAGTACTACTGGAACCACGCGCGCAGCGGCGCGCCGGGCCTGATCGGCGGCCAGAGCGACGGCTTCGTGCAGGTGTGCATCCAGGCCGAGGAGCTGTGCTTCGGCGACGCCGCGCTGTATCTGCGCATGCCGACCGCGGCGCTGGGCGGCTCGGCGGTCGGCGCCGCCGGCACGCCCGAGCAGCGCGAGCGCTTCCTGCGGCCGTTCCGCGAGTCGCCGCACCCGATCTGGGGCGCGATGGCGATCACCGAGGCCAATGCCGGCTCGGACTCGGCCGCGATCCAGACCACGGCGCGCTTCGACGAGGCCACGCAGGAGTGGGTGCTGAACGGCACCAAGATCTTCTGCACCGCGGGCGAGGGCGCGTCGCAGGTCGAGGGCGGCTTCGTGGTGGTGTGGGCCACGACCGACAAGTCACTCGGCCGCGGCGGCATCAAGTCGTTCGTGGTGCCGGCCAAGACGCCGGGCATGCGCCTGGTCGGGCTCGAGAAGAAGCTGGGTATCCGCGCCAGTGACACGGCCACGCTGGTGTTCGAGGACTGCCGCGTCCCGGCCGGCAACCTGCTGGGCAAGCCGCCCCAGCCCAAGAGCGAGGCGCAGAAGGCCGAGGGCGCCGCGCGCTCGGGCGACAAGGGCTTCAAGGGCGCCATGGCCACCTTCGACGCCAGCCGCCCGATCGTCGCGGCCATGGCGGTCGGGGTCGGCCGCGCGGCCCTCGATTTCACGCTCGAGGAGCTCGCGCGCCAGGGCGTGACCGTGCGCTTCGACGCGCCGCCGCGGGAGATCACCGCGCTCGAGCGCGACCTGATCGACATGCAGGCCGAGCTCCAGGCCGCGCGCCTTCTCACCTGGCGCGCCGCCGCGATGATGACCCGAGGCAAGCCCAACAACCTGGAAGCCTCGATGGCCAAGGCCAAGGCCGGGCTGGCAGTCACGAAGATCACGCAGAAGGCGGTCGAGCTGTTCGGGCCGCTCGGCTATTCGAAGAAGCTCCTGGTCGAGAAGTGGATGCGCGACGCCAAGATCAACGACATCTACGAAGGCACGCAGCAGATCAACCAGCTGATCGTCGCCCGGCGGATCCTGGAGTATTCCTCGGCTCAGCTCCGTTGACGTATGTGTGACTTGAAAGTGCGTACGCCGCGAGTCGATAATCGCGCGCACCACCGACCCCCCTTAAAGGAGACCCCCCAGTGGCAGAAACATTCCTTTCCGACGGCTGGTTCGCTGCGGCCGAGAAGATCCAGGCCGAGGTGAACCCGCCGGTTCCGCCGGCGATCCAGGGCCTGAAGGTCAACATGCAGATCACCGGCGGCCCGAGTGGCGACGTCGCGTTCCGCATGGACAACGGGCGCATGCTGAAGGGCTTCGCGAACGACGCCCCGACCAAGCTCGTGATCCCGTTCGCGGTCGCCAAGGCGATGCTGATCGACAACAACCAGCAGGCCGCGATGCAGGCCTTCATGTCGGGTCAGATCCGTGTCGAGGGCGACATGGCCAAGCTGATGCAGATGCAGATGGCCGGCGCTCCAGGCCCCGAGGCCCAGAAGGTCTCGCAGCTCATCAAGGAAATGACTCAGGCCTGAGATCGCTCGGGAAACAGGGCCGAGCGAAGGCCGCCCTGAGCGAGGCCGCAAGCGGCGTGAGCTGCGCGCAGCGAGCCAGAGGCGAGCGTAGATAAACCGACGGGGCGACGGCGCTGACGCGCCGCCGCCCCGTTTTCTTTTTGAGCTCTGCCTACTTGCCCATCGAGGTCGGCGTGGGCGCCGGCTCCTTGCAGGCCTGGATGTCGGTCTTGAACGTGTCGCGGCAGTCACGGAGGCCCTTGAAGACGTCGGTGCTGAGGCGGCAGTTCTTGCGGCAGATGAACTTCTGCAGCTGCGCGTTGTTGATGCAGACCGCTCGGTCCGCGCTGTGCGCCGGGAAGTCGGTCCGGCACTGATCGATGTCGGTGTCGAACTGCGCGCACTCGGTGCTGATGCACTGGTTGAGCGCGTCGAACACGCCCTTCACGCAGGTGTCGCGATTCTCGCGGGCCGTGTCGGCGCAGTCGTGGTTCACGTTGCGGCAGGTGTCGACCGCCGTCAGGAAGTCGTCCTTGCAGGTCTGGTTGCAGGTTCTCTGCGTCGCGCGTGCATCGGCGACGCACTGCCTGGTCACGTCGGGGTTGTTGGGATCGTTGGGGTCGCTCTTCGAAGCCGCTGCAGGGTGAGCGCCGAAAAAGGTGACGCCGGTCACCAGAGCCAGCGCCAGAATCCAAGTCCGCTTCATCTCTCTCCTCCTTCGAGTAAGGGCCGTTCGACCCTTCACACAGCAACCGGTGTGCGGCGCGCGGGTTGCGTCCGCTACGCTCGGCGTCCGCGATGATACGCCGGGGGGTGTGCGCGCTCGCGCTCTTTCTCGCGCTGGGCTGCGCGCGCGAGCGGAATCTGTGTGTCGCCGTGATCGGTGACTTCGGCGGGGACACCCCGGGCGAAGCGCAAGTCGCGGTGCT
The Myxococcota bacterium genome window above contains:
- a CDS encoding SCP2 sterol-binding domain-containing protein, whose product is MAETFLSDGWFAAAEKIQAEVNPPVPPAIQGLKVNMQITGGPSGDVAFRMDNGRMLKGFANDAPTKLVIPFAVAKAMLIDNNQQAAMQAFMSGQIRVEGDMAKLMQMQMAGAPGPEAQKVSQLIKEMTQA
- a CDS encoding fused MFS/spermidine synthase, with the translated sequence MPVLLSLCFFLSGAGSLVLEVAWSRVLRLVFGTTTLAISTILVAYMTGLGIGGLLGGRLAPRVRDGVRAYGAIELAVGLYALAVPAIFAVFPALGRAWLDGLSFWPAAFARFALSLAVLVVPTVGMGMTLPFLTRALVRDTGAAGRGIALLYGVNTLGAVCGVFGSTFLLLPALGVRGSSLAGAGLYLAVGALALALARRWPAVEPVAPAPARESLARWNPALLAYATVGFTSLVYEVAWTRALSMVMGSSIYAFACMLAAFLLGIALGSLAVQPFADRLRRPLAVYAGGIAALGLLSLASLSLLPVLPAAFMGLVRRFGGSPVTLFGSQMAMAVAVMFPPALVLGALFPLLARAQATTQGAAPAAGDVYFANTLGSATGAFLAGFVLLPLLGLRGTAALAIATNLAAAAAVLLWRGAPSARGRIARAAPCALLAAAVSLHPPSLDTDPLARGGYVSTHIFDDSPDASLLEGVPPERMLYYRDGLSATVSVHEARGVTSLHLNGKADASTGGDMATQVLVAQAAMLFGPPAKRVLVVGWASGVTVGSAARHPVERLDAVELEPAMLEASRFFEPVNGRPLANPAVHVVLDDGRHFVAATHERYDVIISQPSNPWLTGVANLFTREYFHAARGALAPHGRFVAWFPLYAIDFDALRAILAALEAEFPCVYTLVLDRNKADLIVLARLEPLTPADLPRFESLPPAVQSDLYRIGTHSTAELWSLLRLMPEDVAALVGAGALENRDDNLFVELRTPWLLYADHFAPPGEGPSARAWARIDAQPLSRAGLLEPALAAPGAPRAGELALAYLNVRHDSLATARIAALAPDSGEVIAARAQFARSAGQIDEAHYAAELDRAAAREPDSYDVRMLRARERLDQEDSAVPGALADVDAALARRPGDPALLGVRASALLRLKRPVEARAALAEVERSEYWAQSKPLWFLAAIAALQAGDLPDGIRRLEAFTGAEPGFVQAWQLLEQACARQGRSAEAARARHNQALTLYWMALAAERAGDVTRARQTLQRALAVQPENAQARAALARLGG
- the nudC gene encoding NAD(+) diphosphatase, translated to MSRPITFAGSPLDRAALRRRDAAWVAAQLESEASRFLPFWRLNVLVKSEKPELAWATTAIRAAQDPRTGCVFLGVRDEVAHFALDISPLHDPVTELGLAGSASFVELRAAAATLPASDSAIAAQGRQMLDWHARHRFCAVCGRSTSVKEAGYMRECDECDAQHFPRTDPVVIMLVESGDRCLLGRQAAWPAQMYSALAGFVEAGESLEEAVRREVQEEAGITVGEVRYVASQPWPFPSSLMIGCLARAESESVTVDKSELEDARWFARGDILKSLAQPGAGGVFVPPPLAIAHHLIRFWAES
- a CDS encoding MFS transporter; the encoded protein is MTSNEPKLSLLQKLLYSAPTFAGAAIAIPLLIHLPKFYSDVVLVPIGYIALAIAIARALDAMVDPAIGWLSDRTHTRLGRRRPYLLIGAPFCAVALYLMLSPPESLEPAQAGVWFGVTFALYFFFHAIYEIPYLGMGAELTVDYHERSSLYGWRTAFLISGTFFASVLPVVLAARGPRGAMAATGTMLAVLLVVLYALLVVGVRERRRSTTHAANALVPGVRVAVRNRPFMILFLTLVVASLPAAIPALMLPYYTDYVIDPADTQKTVALFLVLYFGTSFFCVPLWVWAAHRFGKLHAWLASFMIGISAGIGLFFVGKGDVAWVAVLHVWAGIAFGAGFLLFPAMQADVIDYDELHTGQRREAQFTAFWALVPKLVAIPGAALPIALLAQLGYVPNQDQSPTVLLGIRVIYALVPAACATVAFFLGRQYNVSQQVHEKIRAGIAAHARGENAVDPLTGRVIPPPSARLVDPDTAWFLDHFSPGELRRVIAQGAAGLRGRVAAKAGACLALSIAAVGTCIATLPAVHEEPGLLPVLSVVTAGFALTGAAFHALRLGPAARMAARPVAPELLRAHLEQTARTLPPVGSAAEALQRAS
- a CDS encoding acyl-CoA dehydrogenase family protein, producing the protein MISFDPTENSLQARAFYRRMALEQMRPISRKYDEQEHALPSEWVEYYWNHARSGAPGLIGGQSDGFVQVCIQAEELCFGDAALYLRMPTAALGGSAVGAAGTPEQRERFLRPFRESPHPIWGAMAITEANAGSDSAAIQTTARFDEATQEWVLNGTKIFCTAGEGASQVEGGFVVVWATTDKSLGRGGIKSFVVPAKTPGMRLVGLEKKLGIRASDTATLVFEDCRVPAGNLLGKPPQPKSEAQKAEGAARSGDKGFKGAMATFDASRPIVAAMAVGVGRAALDFTLEELARQGVTVRFDAPPREITALERDLIDMQAELQAARLLTWRAAAMMTRGKPNNLEASMAKAKAGLAVTKITQKAVELFGPLGYSKKLLVEKWMRDAKINDIYEGTQQINQLIVARRILEYSSAQLR
- a CDS encoding CoA-binding protein; the encoded protein is MSERTSDAEIRRILGETRTIALVGASPKPERDSHEVMAFLQQQGYRVIPVNPVCAGETILGERVRASLAEIDEPIDLVDVFRNSEAAGPVTDDAIAAKARAVWMQLGVVNEPAAERARKAGLSVVMDRCPKIEIPRLRIPPRT
- a CDS encoding acyl-CoA dehydrogenase family protein: MIDFEPSEEQTLIVETVREFARSELRPLSRESDESAKLPSEVLQRAHELGLVANGLPEEFGGGGARSAVTGVLVAEELAFGDLALALGILSPSLLGYAVADFGTPAQRAALLPALVSSPVCSGTLALVEPRFDSDPYRPRTTARREGAGWQLDGAKCLVPWPEGVRHVLVLARAGESLAGFVVPADAGGLKRSPDAYMGIRALPLAELALDGVRVPSESRLGGVAGPDLRSLVACGRVGLAALGVGVARAAFELARDYAKEREAFGAPIATKQAIAFKLADMAIELDGARLLTWEAAWKLDRGEDATREAALAIHQVRRVALEVADGAVQVFGGHGYVREYLPELLLRNARGFACFEALTLV